From a single Theropithecus gelada isolate Dixy chromosome 10, Tgel_1.0, whole genome shotgun sequence genomic region:
- the CENPB gene encoding major centromere autoantigen B: MGPKRRQLTFREKSRIIQEVEENPDLRKGEIARRFNIPPSTLSTILKNKRAILASERKYGVASTCRKTNKLSPYDKLEGLLIAWFQQIRAAGLPVKGIILKEKALRIAEELGMDDFTASNGWLDRFRRRHGVVSCSGVARARARNAAPRTPAAPASPAAVPSEGSGGSTTGWRAREEQPPSVAEGYASQDVFSATETSLWYDFLPDQAAGLCGGDGRPRQATQRLSVLLCANADGSEKLPPLVAGKSAKPRAGQAGLPCDYTANSKGGVTTQALAKYLKALDTRMAAESRRVLLLAGRLAAQSLDTSGLRHVQLAFFPPGTVHPLERGVVQQVKGHYRQAMLLKAMAALEGQDRSGLQLGLTEALHFVAAAWQAVEPSDIAACFREAGFGGGPNATITTSLKSEGEEEEEEEEEEEEEEEGEGEEEEEEGEEEEEEAGEGEELGEEEEVEEEGDVDDSDEEEEEDEESSSEGLEAEDWAQGVVEAGGSFGGYGTQEEAQCPTLHFLEGGEDSDSDSEEEEDDEEEDDEDEDDDDDEEDGDEVPVPSFGEAMAYFAMVKRYLTSFPIDDRVQSHILHLEHDLVHVTRKNHARQAGVRGLGHQS, translated from the coding sequence ATGGGCCCCAAGCGGCGACAGCTGACGTTCCGGGAGAAGTCACGGATCatccaggaggtggaagagaATCCGGACCTGCGCAAGGGCGAGATCGCGCGGCGCTTCAACATCCCGCCGTCCACGCTGAGCACGATCCTGAAGAACAAGCGCGCCATCCTGGCGTCGGAGCGCAAGTACGGGGTGGCCTCCACCTGCCGCAAGACCAACAAGCTGTCTCCCTACGACAAGCTCGAGGGCTTGCTCATCGCCTGGTTTCAGCAGATCCGCGCCGCCGGCCTGCCGGTCAAGGGCATCATCCTCAAGGAGAAGGCGCTGCGCATAGCCGAGGAGCTGGGCATGGACGACTTCACCGCCTCCAACGGCTGGCTGGACCGCTTCCGCCGACGCCACGGCGTGGTGTCCTGCAGCGGCGTGGCCCGCGCCCGCGCGCGTAACGCTGCCCCCCGCACCCCGGCGGCGCCTGCCAGCCCGGCCGCGGTGCCCTCGGAGGGCAGTGGCGGGAGCACTACTGGTTGGCGCGCTCGGGAGGAGCAGCCGCCGTCGGTGGCCGAGGGCTACGCCTCGCAGGACGTGTTCAGCGCCACCGAGACCAGTCTATGGTACGACTTTCTGCCCGACCAGGCCGCGGGGCTGTGCGGAGGCGACGGACGGCCGCGTCAAGCCACCCAGCGCCTGAGCGTCCTGCTGTGCGCCAATGCCGATGGCAGCGAGAAGCTGCCCCCGCTGGTGGCCGGCAAGTCGGCGAAGCCCCGCGCAGGCCAAGCCGGCCTGCCCTGCGACTACACCGCCAACTCCAAGGGTGGTGTCACTACCCAGGCCCTGGCCAAGTACTTGAAGGCCCTGGACACCCGAATGGCTGCAGAGTCTCGCCGGGTCCTACTGCTGGCCGGCCGCTTGGCTGCTCAGTCCTTGGACACCTCGGGCCTGCGGCATGTGCAGCTGGCCTTCTTCCCGCCGGGCACCGTGCATCCGCTGGAGAGGGGAGTGGTCCAGCAGGTGAAGGGCCACTACCGCCAGGCCATGCTGCTCAAGGCCATGGCCGCGCTAGAGGGCCAGGATCGCTCAGGCCTGCAGCTGGGTCTCACGGAGGCCCTGCACTTTGTGGCTGCCGCCTGGCAGGCAGTGGAGCCTTCGGACATAGCCGCCTGCTTTCGTGAGGCTGGCTTTGGGGGTGGCCCTAATGCCACCATCACCACTTCCCTCAAGAgcgagggggaggaagaggaagaggaggaggaggaagaagaggaggaggaggagggtgaaggagaggaagaggaggaggaaggagaggaggaggaggaggaagcaggggaaggagaggaattgggggaggaagaggaagtagAGGAGGAGGGTGATGTTGATGACAGtgatgaagaagaggaggaagatgaggagagCTCCTCTGAGGGCTTGGAGGCTGAGGACTGGGCCCAGGGAGTAGTGGAGGCCGGTGGCAGCTTCGGGGGTTATGGTACCCAGGAGGAGGCCCAGTGCCCTACTCTGCATTTCCTGGAAGGTGGGGAGGACTCTGATTCGGacagtgaggaagaggaggacgatgaggaagaggatgatgaagatgaagatgacgatgatgatgaggaggatgGTGATGAGGTGCCTGTACCCAGCTTTGGGGAGGCCATGGCTTACTTCGCCATGGTCAAGAGGTACCTGAC